A genomic stretch from Astatotilapia calliptera chromosome 4, fAstCal1.2, whole genome shotgun sequence includes:
- the prr15la gene encoding proline-rich protein 15-like protein A, which translates to MAESSTGWWKLTFMRRKKSQPKVLYEISPEFVSNSPSSQHRSSAASGAAAQTEDAQLEARLGKIVDKTTASKGRHVKVSHSGRFKEKKRVRATLTENPEMFPGSGPARDENQKAEK; encoded by the coding sequence ATGGCAGAGTCATCGACAGGCTGGTGGAAGCTCACTTttatgaggagaaaaaaatcccaACCAAAGGTTTTGTATGAAATCTCTCCAGAATTTGTGTCCAACTCACCCAGCAGTCAGCATCGTTCAAGTGCAGCCTCAGGAGCTGCTGCCCAAACAGAAGATGCCCAGCTGGAAGCCCGACTGGGGAAGATCGTGGACAAGACGACAGCCAGTAAGGGGCGTCACGTCAAAGTGTCACATTCTGGGAGGTTTAAGGAGAAGAAAAGAGTGAGAGCCACACTGACGGAAAACCCAGAGATGTTTCCTGGGAGTGGCCCTGCCAGGGATGAGAACCAGAAGGCTGAGAAGTGA